The segment GTCAACGGTCACCGCGTTCATCGGTGCCAGCCGAATCCACGCGAATGGCCCCCCGCCCACCGTCCTGTTCGCGTCCCAGTCCTTCGGTGACGCGTGCGTCGCCAAGGTCGGAACAGCCACAACGGGCAGCTGCTCCCTCGTGGAGACGGTCAACCTGACGGTGAACGCCGGCGACCTGAAGATGTCCAAGGTGTCCGGTCCGGTTGTCATGTCCGCCGTCACGCTGGACGGCACCGCCACCACCTCGAGCGGTTCGCTCCAGGACGTCACCGTCAAGGACTACCGCGGTGGCACCCTCGGGTGGTCACTGGTCGGCCGGTTCTCGGGGCTCAGCAACGGCGGCTTCTCCATCACACCGGACAAGCTGACCTGGGCGCCGACGTGCACGGCCGGAGGCAACAACAACGACACCGTGACCGCGGGTGCAGGTGGTGCGTTCGCCGACTCGGCGACTGCCCTGCCGCTCTGCTCCGTGGTGGCGGGTGGCTTCGGCGCCGACGGCACGAGCGGTGGCGACACCGTCGCCGACGCCGGTCTCACGCTGGCGGTGGCAGCCAACCAGGCTGCCGGCAGCTACACCGGCACGATCACCCTGACGCTGTCGTGATGTCGCGACTCGTCTGACGCTCCATGGCCCGGATGGGCGCCGCTCGGGCGGCGACCCATCCGGGTGGAGTCATTCCCCAGCCCCATCGAATCGACTGACGAACGAGGAGACCCGCGATGACCCTCGTGGCACGACGTGTGACGGCCACCCTGACCGCCCTGATCCTCGGCGTGGGGCTCGTGCTCCTGGCAGGAACCGAGGCCGTGGCGGCCGACAACGGGGCCTGGTCGGTGACGCCGACCCCCCCGGAGGTGGAGACAGCGACGCCGCGCAACTACTTCGTGCTGGAGGGCGAGCCCGGCCAGGTCGTCAAGGACAGCGTGCGGATCCAGAACTTCACGGACAAGCCCATCACGTTCGACCTCTACGGTGCCGATGGCTACAACACCCGCGCGAGCGGCTTCTTCGCCCTCAAGGGTTTGGAGGAGCCCCAGACCGACGTCGGTGCCTGGATCCGGATGCCCTTCCGCCGCCTGACTGTCGCCGGGCGTACCCAGGCTGACGTCCCCTTCACCATCAAGGTCCCGGACAACGCGACGCCCGGCGACCACGTGGGAGGCGTCGTCGCGCTCAACACGGCGATCGAGGGCACCCAGGATGCCGACGACCTCAAGATCGGCGTGCAGCGCGCCGTGGGGGCGCGGCTCTACCTCCGGGTCGCTGGCCCAGTGACACCCGACGTCACCGTGACTGAGGTGGGGCTCGACCACGAGCGAGGCTGGCTTCCCTGGACCGGCTCGGGCAACGGCACGGTCACCTACACGATCGAGAACACCGGCAACGTGCGACTGGCGCCCGGCACTGTGATAGCGCTGACGGGCCTCTTCGGTCGCGAGCTGGACACCGTGCGCCCAGAGGCTCTCGTCGATCTGCTGCCCGGCCAGACGGTCACGCTCACCGAGGCGGTCACTGGCATCGGGTTCCTGGACCGGGTCACGACATCGGTCTCGCTGGAGATCAGCGAAGGCGTGGGTGACACCGGGCAGACCGTCAGCTGGGTCATTCCGTGGCTGGCCATGGCCCTCCTGGCTCTCCTCCTCGTCGGGGCCGCATGGTGGTGGCGCCGCCGCCGGAACGAGCGCCAGCGAAGCTTCGACTCCGTCAGGGATGCCCCTCTGATCACCGTCTCATCGGTCCCGTGAGGCGCCTCCTCACGGCGTTGCTCGCTGCACTCCTGGCGCTCCCTCCCGCAGCGGCCTTCGCTGACGACGATGTGACTGTGGAGCGCACGGAGTCGCTCACGGCCACTGTGGTGCCGGGTTCCGCGGCCCCGGGCACCACGGTTGAGGTGGTCGGGTCGGGGTGGCCGGCCTTCACCCAGGTGCAGGCGGTGCTCTGCGGTGACCTTGCGATCGGGGGCTCGAGCACCTGCGACCAGTCAGGAGCAGTCCTGGCGAGCGCCACCGAGAACGGCATGATCGAGCTCGACCTCCTGGTGGGCCGGCCGCCCGCGCCCTGCCCCTGCGTGGTGCGCGTTGCGTCCTACCAGGGATCGACGGTGGCGGTGGATGCACCCTTCACGGTCATCGGGCACCCCGTCGGAACCCCGCCGGAACCGGTCGTCCCTGCGCCCCGGCTCGAGGTGACAGAGGTCCGCCTGGAGGGGAGCGGCGGCCCGGCCGCACTCTTCGGGGCTGCGCCCGAGCGCCGTGTCGTCCTCACCTTGCAGAACACCGGCACGGCGCCGGCGGTCAACCCGCAGGTGCGCCTCGGCGTCGGGAAGAGCGCGTCCACCGAGCCGACCTCGACGACCACGACCGACCTGACCATCGAGCCGCTGCAGAGCGTCGAGGTGTCGGTCACCGTCGGCCTCCCGATCGCCGCCTTCGGTGACTACCGGGTCGTCGCGCAGGTCGGGGACGACCCGGCGACCGCCGCCAGCACCACCTGGACCGCCTACCCCTGGGGTCTGATCGCGCTCAACGTGCTCGGTCTGGTGCTGCTCGTCTGGGGGATCCGGCGCCGGATGACCGCCCGTCGTCGTGCCGACGCGGCAGCCCAAGCTGCGCGGCACCGTGCCACGGCCGAGGGCTACGCCCTGCCCGACGTGGTGTACGTCGAAGCGCTCGGCGGCTTCCTGGTCAGCCCGCGGGCTGCGAGCCGGTCCAGGGTGCTGAGGAAGGTCGACGGCCGGCTCGAGGCGCGCGACCTGGCGGCGCTGCTCGCTGGTGGCACCCGCCTGCCGGACGCGCCCTCTGACGACACTGGCGCAGCGGTCGTCGACCTGGCGGCCGTCGAGCGGTGGCTGGCCAGGCGCGGTGGCCGTGGTCGCAGTCTGATCGACGAGCTGCTCGATCCTCCGCCTGCGCAGGTCCGCGACGGCGCCCGCGTGTCTGCCGATGCCGTGGTTGACATCGAGGCGGCCGATCGATGGCTGGAGCGACGCGATCGGCAGAAAGGTTCCGCCTAGAACTCGATATCGTATATTGTCGCAACGAACAGAGGACGGAGACCCGATGGTGGAGCAGGCGCGCGCGAGCCGCAGGGCCGGTCGAGACCACGACCGGTCACTTCTGCTGCGCGGTGCCGCCGTGGTCGTCGCCGCCGGCCTCGCGCTGGCCGGGTGCGGCACCGTCATGCCGGGCGCCGTCGTCGGCGACCGGGTCGCCGGCGGCACGGTCTCGGCCAGCGCCGAGGGCGTCGGTGCCGGCGTCACCGACGACGCGGTCAAGGTGGTCTTCGTCGGCACGGACCTCGAGGGCGTCAAGAAGGTCACCGGCTTCAAGACCGCCGACGCCGGCGACCCCGAGGCCCAGGTGGCCGCGCTGGAGGAGTGGGTCAACGCCAACGGCGGGATCGGTGGTCGCACGCTCGACGCGGTGTTCAAGATGTACGACGCCACCGAGGACTCGCCGGCCGCGGAGGAACAGTTCTGCAACCAGATCACGCAGGACGACCGAGCCTTCGCCGTCGTACTGACCGGTCAGCTCCAGAGCAACGCCCGCCCCTGCTACGCCAAGCGCCAGACCCTGATCCTGGACGCCACCCTGGTCGCCACCGACAAGCAGGCCTACCAGGAGATGGCGCCCTACCTCTGGTCGCCGGCCTACCCGGAGTACGACGGCACGGTGCGCGCCTTGATCGACACCCTCGACGAAAAGGGCTTCTTCGAGGGCCGCGACAGGGTCGGGCTGGTCGCCGACGACACCCCGATCAACCGACGCGTGGTCGAAGGCCTGGCCACCTCGATGCTCAAGGAGCTCGGGGTCACGCCTGAAGTCGGGTGGGTCGACACGACCGACCTGGGGTCGTTGTTCCAGGGCAACGAGCAGGCGGCGGTCACGTTCCGCTCGGAGGGGCTGGACCGGGTGATGTTCCTCGGCGGCGCCCGGCTGGCCTCGATCTTCGCGACCGTCGCCAGGACCCAGGAGTTCGACGCCACCTACGCCATCTCCAGCTTCGACAGCCCGGGCTTCTTCGTGAACAACCCCGACACGGTCCCGCCCGAGGTGCTCCAGGGCATGGTCGGGATCAGCTTCAACCCGAGCGGCGACGTCTCCGATGCGCAGCTGCCCTTCCCTCGTCAGGGGCCTGAGCAGGAGTGCATGGACATCTACGCCGATGCAGGGATCACCTTCGACTCCCGGGAGTCGGCTCGCGTCGCCCTGCCCTACTGCGATGCGGCTCGGATCCTGCAGGCGGGTGCGGCCGACCTCACCGACAACCTCAACGCCTCGGCCTGGGGTGCTGCCGTCCAGGGCCTGGGTGACTCGTTCGTCCCGGCCACGGGCTTCGCGGGAGGTGTCGCCACGGACTCCTACTCCGCCTCCGGCGCCTACCGAGTGATGGCCTTCGACGACACGTGCGGCTGCTTCCAGTACGAGGGTGAAGATGTTGCTCTCCCGCGGCCGTGAGCGCGTGGTGACCGCGCCGGTCGCGGGCGCGCCCGCGCTCGAGGTGTCCGGCGTCCAGTGCTCCTACGGCCAGGTGCAGGTGCTCTTCGACGCTTCGCTGCGCGTCGACCAGGGCGAGATGGTGGCGTTGCTCGGCCCCAACGGGGTCGGCAAGAGCACGCTGCTCAAGGTCATCGGCGGACTGCTGGCTCCCGACGCCGGGACCGTCGCGCTCGGCGGTCTCGACGTCACCCGGTGGAGCACCCGGGAACGCATCGAGCACGGCCTCTGCCAGGTCGTCGGCCAGTCGACCTTCGGTTCGCTGAGCGTCGAGGAGAACCTCCGCATGCACGCCTACGGTGCTCAGGACCGTGAGTGGGCACGTGAGGCGGTCGACGCCGCGCTCGCTGTCTTCCCGCGCTTGGAAGCGCGCAGCGCCCAGCCCGCCTCGACGTTGTCGGGGGGTGAGCGTCAGATGTTGGCG is part of the Nocardioides cavernae genome and harbors:
- a CDS encoding ABC transporter ATP-binding protein; amino-acid sequence: MLLSRGRERVVTAPVAGAPALEVSGVQCSYGQVQVLFDASLRVDQGEMVALLGPNGVGKSTLLKVIGGLLAPDAGTVALGGLDVTRWSTRERIEHGLCQVVGQSTFGSLSVEENLRMHAYGAQDREWAREAVDAALAVFPRLEARSAQPASTLSGGERQMLALAKSIVQSPRLLVIDEFSLGLAPVVVGGLLDLVRRLNERGAAVLVVEQSVNVALSLVDRAYVMEKGRIVAEDAAAALHADPERVHALMLGGHVGERP
- a CDS encoding WxL protein peptidoglycan domain-containing protein, which codes for MTLVARRVTATLTALILGVGLVLLAGTEAVAADNGAWSVTPTPPEVETATPRNYFVLEGEPGQVVKDSVRIQNFTDKPITFDLYGADGYNTRASGFFALKGLEEPQTDVGAWIRMPFRRLTVAGRTQADVPFTIKVPDNATPGDHVGGVVALNTAIEGTQDADDLKIGVQRAVGARLYLRVAGPVTPDVTVTEVGLDHERGWLPWTGSGNGTVTYTIENTGNVRLAPGTVIALTGLFGRELDTVRPEALVDLLPGQTVTLTEAVTGIGFLDRVTTSVSLEISEGVGDTGQTVSWVIPWLAMALLALLLVGAAWWWRRRRNERQRSFDSVRDAPLITVSSVP